Genomic window (Verrucomicrobiota bacterium):
CTTCCAGGACCTTTCGGAGGGGTTCCACTTGCTCGCTCGTGAGGGGCTGGGTGTGCGAAGTCAACTTGCGGGCAGGCGGATCCGACATCAGGAAATCGATCATGGAGAAGAAGCCAGGGCGCAACCCTCTCGAGAATGTTTCGGCATTCCGAAGAGCGCTTTGCGGCTGGTTCGAGACCCAGGGGAAAGACTACCCGTGGCGGCGGACCCGCGATCCCTACGCCATTCTCGTCTCGGAGCTGATGCTGCAACAGACCCGCATCCAAACGGTGCTTGAACGAGGCTACTACTCCCGCTGGATGGAGCGTTTTCCCAACACGGCTGTCCTAGCAGGTGCCCCCGAGGCGGAGGTCTTGCAGTCTTGGGAAGGCTTGGGCTACTACAATCGCGCTCGCAATCTGCAGAAGGCCGCCCTCAAAATCGAAGAAGAACACGCGGGACGGTTTCCTATCGACATGGAAGGCCTGCTCGATTTGCCGGGAGTGGGACGCTACACCGCGGGTGCCGTGGCCAGCTTTGCCTTCAATCGTCCCGCTCCCATCGTCGATGGCAACGTCGCGCGCGTCTTGACTCGCTTGCTCGAGCGGGAAGTTCCCATCGACTCCAAGGCCGGCCAGCGCTGGCTCTGGGAGACGGCTGAAACCCTCCTGGCGCCGAGAAAAGCAGCCGTCTTCAACTCCGCCATCATGGAGCTGGGCCAAACCTTCTGCGGACTCAATCCTGCCTGCCAAGAATGTCCGGTCAGCGCCTTTTGTCTCAGCAGGAAGCCGGAAACCCTTCCCAAAAAGGAGCGCAAAAAGACCATGACCGAGCGGCAAGAAGCGGTCGCCTTTCTCACCAGGGGCCGCGCGGTCCTGCTCACGCCCGACCCCGCTCGCTCCGGCATGTGGAGGCTGCCCGAAGCGAGCGCCGCCGAGAAAGCGGGGGCCATTCTCCATCGACTTCGCTACACCATCACTCGATACCGCGTCCAGTTGACCATTCACCCAGGCCAAACCCGCCGCCGCGAAGGCCTTTGGGTTCCGAGGGAAGACTTGGCCGACTACCCCATGCGCAGTCCCTACCGGAAAGCGCTCGAAGTCCTCCTCGCAGGCGCCTCCCAGCCACAGCTCTTGTGAGCAGCTAGAGATTTTCCTCCGGCTCTTGATCTCTAGACGAGGAGCGCTGACATTCTTCAGCAAGCGAAGACTCGTCTCCTCCTATGCCACCGGACCCACCCCAGCCCCACCGATCGAAACGAGGCAAACAAGGCCGCTTTTCGACCAGCATTCGGCAGGACATAGAGGGTCCCAACATCGGCAAAGTGACCCGTATTCCCGCGCGGCGTCGGACCGATGACCCCTCCCATGAGGTGCAAAAAAACCATCGCTTCTTCCCAAAGGGCACCTTGAATTCAGGCAAGAAGAGCTTCGATGGCACCCGAATCATGGGTCGCCGATCACGCCTTTTTCTGACAATGGCCGGTCTCTTGGCCGGGATTCTGGTTCTGGTCCTCCTCTTCCAGGCGGGGAGTGACAGCCCGGCAGAAATGACTCAAAACGCACAAGCGAGCCGAAAAGTAGAGATCTCCGGCAGCCTTGCGCTCGATCCCTCCCTCCTGGATCGCAAAAGAATCTTCTCGTTTCTCCAAAAGTATCACGACGCCACCACCGTGTCCGAACGCTTCCGCCTGATCCGAAAGCAGCCTGGGCTCGAAACGGTCTTTTTGAGTGGCGTGGAGCAGGAATGGGCGGTCCCCCGTCCGGTCGAACTCTTGGACCCGAGCTTCGAGGCCCTCGACTCCCTCCCTTTCGTGCACGGCCGACTCGTCCTCCCCAACGGCGCGCTTTCGCAGGTGGCGCTGGAAGTGGTCGGGGATCAATACCTCCTCGATTGGGAAAGCTACAGCGGCTACAACGCCAAGAGTCTCTCGCAATTCCTGGCAGAAGAAGAAGCTCTCACCGGGACCTTCCGCGTCATCCTGACGCCGGCCGCCTACTACAATTTCCGCTTTGCCGACGATGAAATCTGGAGGTGCTTTCGCATGGAAACCGCGGACGGCGAAGCGGGCTACGCCTACGTCCGCCGGGACTCCGCGCTCCACCTACGCCTTCTTAACTCGACTCAAATCTCTCTCGAAGAAGGCCTCGATCCCACCAGCGCCCTCGAGACGAGCGGAACCGCCAATTTGATCAAACGAACTGCCCGCGCCACGCTTCAGCTGCGTTCCCTGGGAGAGCCGGATGCCCCCGACTTGGCGGAAATCGTCGGGCTGGTCGGTCGCGGTTGGGTGGTTCCTTAATACCAAGCTGTCAGATCAAGTGGGAGAACGGCCCACCAGCGCCCGAGCGCGCTGGTCGCGTTCTTGGTGCACTTCGTCGCTCACCACGGGCCTCCAATTCGCTTGCCATTCCCCTTCCGGCTCGGGGACTTCGATCCAGGAGCGACAGCCCCCATAGCGTTTCTGGTAGGGAAACCCAAAAGGCTCCCTCAGCTGGAAGACCCGCACCAACGCCAGGCTCAGGCAATCCCGCCCAGACTTCTCGTTCCAGGTGAAGCGCTCGCGAACCACATTTTCCGTCCAGCAGTGGAGCGGGGCCAAGGCCTCAACCTGGGCCCAATCGTCCAAAAGGACGGACCACTCCGCGCGCGCGAAGTAGCTCAGCTGGACCCCTTCTTTTTCCAGATCGCGGCTGGGGCCCGGCGCTACCGGCCATTTGAGCGCCTCTCCCGCCTCATGGAAGGCGGTCGGATACAGGAAAAAGCTCTCGTGTTTGAAAGAAAAGCCCGCCCTGCCCTCCGCGATTCCCCCCTTCCGCAGCAGGATGGACTGCTCTCCCGCGCCGAGGAAGTGACAGACCGCGTCCCACTCTTTGAATGCCTGCTGCATCCCGATCCATCGTGTCAATCTACCGCGAAGCAAGCCTCCGGCCGATCGCAAATTTTCACTGGAAAATCCGGGGTCATTCTCCTATCCTTGCCACCCTCGTCAGGAGATGGTGACTGTAGCTCAGTGGTAGAGCCCCGGTTTGTGGTACCGGTTGTCGCGGGTTCGAGCCCCGTCAGTCACCCCAGCTTTTGGCCGGGGTGCCAGGGCAAATTCCCTACGCTTAAGGTTTTACCATCCGCGGTTCTTGGTACAGAAAAGACTCGGCTTCTTCCCGAACGCAATTCTCTCTGTTTCACCAACCCAGATCGACCCATGGCAAAACCGGCACGCACACAAAAAGTTCTCATCTTGGGGGCCGGATTTGCCGGTCTCGGCTGCGCCCGAAAGCTCGCAGGCAAGAAGGAATTCGAGGTCACGTTAGTCGATCAAAATAACCACCACCTCTTCCAGCCGCTGCTCTACCAAGTGGCTTCCGCTTCCCTCGCGGCCCCCGACATCGCCCGCTCCATCCGCCAAGTCTTGGCCAAGGCCCGCAATGTCGAAACCTTCATGGACGAGATCACGGCCGTTGATGTGGAGGCCAAGACCGCGACGGGAGCCCAGGGAAAGGTCTACTCCTACGACATCCTCGTGGTGGCGACGGGAGCCAAAACCGGCTACTTCGGAAACGACCATTGGAGCGAGCACACTCTCAGTCTCAAAACGTTGGCCGAGTCGAACGACATCCGCCGCACCGTCCTAGCCAATCTCGAAAAAGCGGAAATGACCGAGGATAAGGCCGAGCGCAAACGGCTCATGACGATCGCGATCGCCGGGGGTGGGCCCACGGGCGTCGAGCTGGCCGGGGCCTTTGCTGACCTCGCCCGGCGCTCCCTCCACACCAACTTCCGCCACATCAACACCCACGACCTCCGCATCGTCCTCATCGAAGGCGCGGACCGCCTCCTGGGCGTCTACGATCAAGATCTCTCCGACTACACCAAAGAGCGCTTGGAGAGCTTGGGGGTGGAAGTCCTTCTTGGAAAATTTGTCTCCGACACCCAGAAGGGGAAATTCATCTTGCAAGGCGGCACCGAAATCGAAGCCGGCACCCTCCTCTGGACGGCCGGGGTCGAGGCCACCAGCCTGACCCGTCAGCTCGGCGTGGAAACCGACCGGGGAGGCCGCATCACCCCGGAACCCGACCTCTCCCTCCCCGGAAATCGCAAAGTCTTCGTCCTGGGGGACATCGTGAAAATGACCGACGTCAAAGGGCAGATGGTCCCCGGCGTGGCCCCAGCCGCCATGCAAATGGGCAATCACGTCGCCAAGCAGCTCATCACGGGCGAGCGCAAGCCCTTCGTCTACTTCGACAAAGGCAACATGGCCATCATCGGGAAAAATCACGCCGTGGTCCAAGTCGGAAAGACCAAGCTGCGGGGCTTCATCGCGTGGGCCGCCTGGCTCTTCATCCACATCCTCTTTCTGGTGGGATTCCGAAACAAGGTCTCGGTCCTGCTCGGTTGGGCCTGGGCTTACCTCAGCGATAGCCCGGACACCCGCATCATCGTGAACACCCCTCGAAGCCAGGAAGAGGCCAAACCGGCTTCGGAAACCGGCCAAAGCGCCGTCACCAAGGCCGCCTGAGACCGAGTAAGACCGAGCCACCAGGGCTCCCCCTGAGCCCTCAAGCCGCCACCAGCTTCTCGTGAGCGAACTCGCGCACGTTCTGGTGAAACTCTTCCAGGCCCCAGGCGAAGTTCATTCCGGCCGTGTTGGCGACCGCTTGGAAGTAACGTCGCCCGCGTCCGCGATTCGATTCGGCCCCGCTCGGAATGACCGCCAGCACCCCGGGCATCCCGCGCCGTTTCTTGGTCCAGTTGCGGAACCACGCTCTCAGCTCACGAGTCAATCCCGTATTCACATCCCGCAAAGCCACGCAAATCAGGGGGGAGGTCATGGCCATCGTTTCCGAACTGACGCCGAAAGAGGCTCCCAAAAGACCATCTTGGGAGACACAAGTGAAACCGAAGGAACTCCCCGGTTCTTCGCGTTCAATCTCTTTGCAATGATCCACAAAGGGAATGGCGGTGCCGAGGTCATCCCAGACAAGGACACCCCGGAGAAAGGCGGTAGAAATCATAGTTTTTGAAAGAGGAGAGAGTTTGACAGAAAACCTGCCGAACATGTCAATCTTGGCACGAAAGCGCCCTCTTGTCGAGCTGTTCGGCCATTTTTAGGTGCACACCCGCATGGGGAGCCCGGCCGCCGAAAGCTGGGCCTTGACCTGGCCGACCGTCATTTCCTTGTAGTGAAAAATACTGGCCGCCAGCACGGCATCCGCCTTCCCGACCTCCAGGACCTCGATCATGTGCTGGACCGTGCCCGCCCCACCTGAAGCGATGACCGGGATGTCGACCGCGCTGCTGACGGCCGCCGTCAGCTCCAGGTCGTAGCCGGCCTTGGTCCCATCAGCATCCATGCTCGTGAGGAGAATCTCGCCTGCCCCGCGATTCCAAACCTCGCGCGCCCACTCGATGGCGTCGCGCTCCGTCGGCTGCCGCCCGCCGTGGGTGAAGACCGTCCAGGAGCCCGTCTCATTCCGCTTGGCATCGATGGCCACCACGATGCACTGAGCCCCAAAGGCGCGCGCGCCCTCGTCAATGGCCTGGGGCGTCTTCACGGCGGCCGTGTTCAGCCCGGTCTTGTCGGCCCCCGCCAGGAGCATCCGGCGCATGTCCTCGACCGTGCGGATGCCCCCACCCACCGTCAAAGGCATGAAGCAGTTTTCCGCGGTTCGTTGCACGACCTCCACCATGGTCGCCCGGTGATCCGAGCTAGCCGTGATGTCGAGGAAGACCAGCTCGTCCGCGCCTTGTCGATTGTATTCGATGGCCTGCTCCACCGGATCCCCCGCATCCCGGAGGCCCACGAAATTGGTGCCTTTGACGACCCGCCCCTCGGTCACATCGAGGCAGGGAATGACACGCTTGGTCAGCATGCCGGACCATCGCGAAATCATTCCTCCCCGCCAGTCGGAAAATTGTTTCAGGTTTCTTAACCAAGATCCTTCGTTTACCTTAGGCCATGCCGCGTGCCAGCGATCCCCTGGTGGAAGAGTTTCTCGAGTTTCTCTCGGTCGAGCGCCATGCCTCCCCCCGCACGCTCCTCAACTACCAAAAGGCCCTGCGAGCCTTTCGTGCGGGGCAGCGCCCTTTTCGGGGCTGGAAGCGGGCCACCGCGGAAGACTTCCGCGCCTGGCTTTACCAACTGATGAAAGCCGGCAAGGCCAAGGCCACCATCCGCGTGGAATTCGCCGCGCTCCGCTCGTTTTACCGCTTTCTTTGCCAAAGGAAAGACCTGCCCCAGAACCCCTTACTGGAAGTGGGCCTGCCCAAATTGGAAAAAAAGCTGCCCCTCGTCCTGACGCAAAAGCAGGTCGAGACCCTCTTGGCCATGCCCTTTGAGATCGAGCTCTCGAAGCAAGCGCCCTCCTGGATGCCACAGCGGGATGCCGCCATCCTCGAATTCTTCTACAGCACCGGCGTTCGTTTGGCCGAGCTGGCTGCCTGCAACCTGGAAGACGTCGATCTCTATTCCGGCACCGTCCGCGTCCTTGGAAAAGGGCGGAAGGAA
Coding sequences:
- a CDS encoding A/G-specific adenine glycosylase, whose translation is MEKKPGRNPLENVSAFRRALCGWFETQGKDYPWRRTRDPYAILVSELMLQQTRIQTVLERGYYSRWMERFPNTAVLAGAPEAEVLQSWEGLGYYNRARNLQKAALKIEEEHAGRFPIDMEGLLDLPGVGRYTAGAVASFAFNRPAPIVDGNVARVLTRLLEREVPIDSKAGQRWLWETAETLLAPRKAAVFNSAIMELGQTFCGLNPACQECPVSAFCLSRKPETLPKKERKKTMTERQEAVAFLTRGRAVLLTPDPARSGMWRLPEASAAEKAGAILHRLRYTITRYRVQLTIHPGQTRRREGLWVPREDLADYPMRSPYRKALEVLLAGASQPQLL
- a CDS encoding DUF1802 family protein, whose protein sequence is MTRWIGMQQAFKEWDAVCHFLGAGEQSILLRKGGIAEGRAGFSFKHESFFLYPTAFHEAGEALKWPVAPGPSRDLEKEGVQLSYFARAEWSVLLDDWAQVEALAPLHCWTENVVRERFTWNEKSGRDCLSLALVRVFQLREPFGFPYQKRYGGCRSWIEVPEPEGEWQANWRPVVSDEVHQERDQRARALVGRSPT
- a CDS encoding NAD(P)/FAD-dependent oxidoreductase, translating into MAKPARTQKVLILGAGFAGLGCARKLAGKKEFEVTLVDQNNHHLFQPLLYQVASASLAAPDIARSIRQVLAKARNVETFMDEITAVDVEAKTATGAQGKVYSYDILVVATGAKTGYFGNDHWSEHTLSLKTLAESNDIRRTVLANLEKAEMTEDKAERKRLMTIAIAGGGPTGVELAGAFADLARRSLHTNFRHINTHDLRIVLIEGADRLLGVYDQDLSDYTKERLESLGVEVLLGKFVSDTQKGKFILQGGTEIEAGTLLWTAGVEATSLTRQLGVETDRGGRITPEPDLSLPGNRKVFVLGDIVKMTDVKGQMVPGVAPAAMQMGNHVAKQLITGERKPFVYFDKGNMAIIGKNHAVVQVGKTKLRGFIAWAAWLFIHILFLVGFRNKVSVLLGWAWAYLSDSPDTRIIVNTPRSQEEAKPASETGQSAVTKAA
- the hisF gene encoding imidazole glycerol phosphate synthase subunit HisF, with protein sequence MLTKRVIPCLDVTEGRVVKGTNFVGLRDAGDPVEQAIEYNRQGADELVFLDITASSDHRATMVEVVQRTAENCFMPLTVGGGIRTVEDMRRMLLAGADKTGLNTAAVKTPQAIDEGARAFGAQCIVVAIDAKRNETGSWTVFTHGGRQPTERDAIEWAREVWNRGAGEILLTSMDADGTKAGYDLELTAAVSSAVDIPVIASGGAGTVQHMIEVLEVGKADAVLAASIFHYKEMTVGQVKAQLSAAGLPMRVCT
- a CDS encoding tyrosine recombinase XerC; its protein translation is MPRASDPLVEEFLEFLSVERHASPRTLLNYQKALRAFRAGQRPFRGWKRATAEDFRAWLYQLMKAGKAKATIRVEFAALRSFYRFLCQRKDLPQNPLLEVGLPKLEKKLPLVLTQKQVETLLAMPFEIELSKQAPSWMPQRDAAILEFFYSTGVRLAELAACNLEDVDLYSGTVRVLGKGRKERLVPLGRPAREALERYLLAAEVRHGPLFLSKLRKRMSTQAVGSLFKKYHQLSGLPVEASPHKLRHSFATHLLDNGADLRSVQELLGHSSLSTTQIYTHVSTERMKEVYQKTHPRAR